From a single Portunus trituberculatus isolate SZX2019 chromosome 15, ASM1759143v1, whole genome shotgun sequence genomic region:
- the LOC123503949 gene encoding uncharacterized protein LOC123503949 yields the protein MLGKLARSLCPEKDRRIPRPIFNFEGAGGVADVEPARRTIPWVNLRRVLRVGFWNVLSLSENQRLPQLLDELSRLRVDMVGLSETRRTGSDETSSKGFTYYWSGMSNCHYVKGVAIGVSSRLQPSVVEVTLDIEHIMRLRLKHSLHFMSVVAVYTPTEVSETEEKEMFYAKLDSVLCPCHDALIILGDFNAVTGTERASFELYIGPNGSGTRNDNSSFLLNLARSRGLRIAGSWYQSPALHHWTWCSNAGGVVKEIDHILVSTRWRILQNYRVFRSADFFATDHKLVVATLKLHVKSRKPLRRECSDSLQSVWRLDTIENPVELWETFKRETFEAAKECVGERSRSHRGLASVETLDSIEESRAARLADNRNQYRVLSLGTRALLRRDKERLEALHEEAKSLGLQVSWPKTKVQMFRGLLHETVQSVRACGEDIEILENFTYLGCVMRNDGGSSHEVLTASRVFNLTVSVLRLRLWSSYDQPDYFMELS from the exons ATGCTGGGAAAGCTTGCGAGATCCCTGTGTCCTGAGAAGGACAGGAGGATCCCTCGCCCTATTTTTAACTTTGAGGGTGCTGGTGGGGTTGCAGACGTGGAGCCTGCCCGTCGGACCATTCCTTGGGTAAACCTTCGGAGGGTTTTACGTGTAGGCTTCTGGAATGTCCTAAGCCTCTCAGAGAATCAACGACTGCCTCAGCTATTGGATGAGCTCAGTAGGCTGAGGGTGGATATGGTGGGACTCTCTGAGACAAGGAGGACTGGCAGTGATGAGACCAGTAGCAagggttttacttactattggtcTGGCATGAGCAATTGTCATTATGTCAAGGGGGTAGCCATAGGCGTCTCCAGCAGACTGCAGCCGTCCGTTGTAGAGGTTACTCTGGATATTGAGCATATAATGAGACTAAGGCTGAAGCACAGTCTACActtcatgtctgttgttgcagtataCACTCCTACCGAGGTGAGtgaaactgaagaaaaggagatgttCTATGCCAAACTCGACTCTGTACTGTGTCCCTGTCATGATGCACTTATTATTTTGGGCGACTTTAAtgctgtcactggcactgagagagccAGCTTCGAGTTATATATTGGTCCTAATGGCTCTGGTACCAGGAACGacaacagctctttccttctgaatcttgcaagatccagaGGGTTGAGAATTGCTGGTTCCTGGTATCAGAGTCCAGCGCTGCACCACTGGACTTGGTGTAGCAATGCCGGAGGGGTAGTGAAGGAGATCGaccatatccttgttagtacTCGTTGGAGGATCCTTCAGAACTACAGGGTTTTTCGGAGTGCTGACTTCTTTGCAACTGATCACAAgcttgttgttgctacactcaAGCTGCATGTCAAATCCAGAAAGCCTCTAAGAA GAGAATGCAGTGACAGTCTCCAATCAGTTTGGAGGCTTGACACCATCGAGAACCCGGTAGAACTATGGGAAACCTTCAAGCGTGAGACTTttgaggctgccaaggaatgCGTTGGGGAGCGCTCAAGATCACATAGGGGCTTAGCCTCAGTAGAGACgctggacagtattgaggagagtcGCGCTGCTAGACTAGCTGACAACCGCAACCAGTACAGGGTTCTGTCTCTTGGGACTAGagctctcctgaggagagacaaggagag ACTAGAGGCACTGCACGAGGAGGCAAAGTCCctgggactccaggtttcctggcccaagaccaaggttcagatgtttagagGCTTACTGcatgaaacagtacagtctgtcCGTGCATGTGGCGAGGACATTGAGATCTTGGAAaatttcacataccttggtTGTGTAATGCGTAACGACGGTGGGTCGAGCCACGAAGTT